The following are encoded in a window of Carya illinoinensis cultivar Pawnee chromosome 15, C.illinoinensisPawnee_v1, whole genome shotgun sequence genomic DNA:
- the LOC122297689 gene encoding uncharacterized protein LOC122297689 gives MPIDQDIPGRHMSKAWELWNIRVGILFSLLWQIILFLGAPMGKRTGDRLVILLVSWSYFYAELATSFAVGLITSIQSSKHGETSDLYAFWASFVLLHHIGGPDTITASVENELWPRQLVTIISQVFATLLIFPPTLPESKLWLPTSLIFFAGIIKCGERTRSLYLADWRKFRETMLPKPDPGPEYAKLMESLSSKKKARLPTAMSQEVEAVIKESKVAFNCDPQQSVKKESLTYFEVVKYAYKHFHNTLVGLVVDLTGRHDRHASRSFFCNLAAEDALEVLEVELNFIYEILDTKVYVVHSLTGYIFRLLTILSVWASLAIFCLDCKQGLDKFDIGITYTLLIFASSLETIALFNLIFSDWITASLDQEKTNPCVWTIFDKYLKIRRSRWATYMDVSGNKFDKRATSVLFRRWSESVAGFNLITYCLRQLPKNSHGENKYCLGISKITTNLLDYIRRICRQYVVEPLGAQDFLDELKYASKNPFTEDLWRLIFYELHGQSGKVEEPENTGKMSSARGAYVLEEYRNKATGGDVVLFETLKTDYIENVTFDESLLLWHIATELCYHGSEVDHDKFISKLLSDYMLYLLVMKPTMMSAVTGIGQIRYRDTCAEAERFFRNKGLGPNDRENVACENLLAVNTEVKPIYVKGDKSKSVLFDACMLAKELQKLEKKKWKVISEVWVEMLAYASNHCKPDAHTEQVSRGGQLINLVWLLMAHFGLAKQFAFSTTVGPAKLIVGK, from the coding sequence ATGCCCATAGATCAGGACATTCCGGGAAGACACATGAGCAAGGCATGGGAGCTATGGAACATCAGGGTAGGCATTCTCTTCAGCCTTCTATGGCAAATCATTCTATTTTTGGGTGCTCCCATGGGAAAACGCACGGGAGATAGGTTGGTCATTCTGCTAGTCTCGTGGTCATACTTTTACGCTGAATTGGCAACTAGCTTTGCTGTCGGGCTCATCACCAGCATCCAAAGTTCTAAGCATGGTGAAACTAGTGACCTCTATGCATTTTGGGCTTCGTTCGTGCTGTTACATCATATTGGTGGCCCGGACACCATAACTGCTTCTGTGGAAAACGAGCTCTGGCCAAGGCAACTTGTTACCATAATATCCCAAGTTTTCGCGACGTTGTTGATCTTCCCCCCAACACTACCGGAAAGCAAGCTGTGGCTCCCAACTTCCCTCATTTTCTTCGCAGGAATCATCAAATGTGGTGAAAGGACACGCTCTTTATATCTTGCAGACTGGCGTAAATTCCGAGAAACCATGCTTCCGAAACCAGATCCTGGACCAGAGTACGCGAAGCTCATGGAGTCCTTATCTTCAAAGAAAAAGGCTAGACTTCCTACAGCAATGTCACAAGAAGTAGAAGCTGTTATTAAAGAATCAAAGGTCGCCTTCAATTGTGATCCTCAACAGAGCGTGAAGAAAGAAAGTCTAACTTACTTTGAGGTGGTGAAATATGCTTACAAACACTTCCATAATACCTTAGTGGGGCTCGTTGTTGATCTCACCGGCCGGCATGATCGACATGCGAGCCGATCATTTTTCTGCAATTTAGCTGCTGAAGATGCGCTTGAAGTGTTGGAGGTTGAACTCAATTTCATCTACGAAATTCTCGATACCAAGGTATATGTAGTGCATAGTCTCACAGGATACATTTTCCGCCTGCTAACCATTCTTTCAGTTTGGGCGTCCCTAGCGATCTTTTGTTTAGATTGCAAGCAAGGTTTAGATAAGTTTGATATTGGAATCACCTACACCCTGCTAATCTTTGCATCGAGCCTAGAGACAATAGCACTCTTCAACCTCATTTTCTCGGATTGGATAACAGCTTCTCTCGACCAGGAAAAAACAAATCCATGTGTCTGGACCATCTTCGacaaatatctcaaaattaGAAGGTCAAGGTGGGCTACATACATGGATGTTTCTGGCAACAAGTTTGATAAGAGAGCTACATCAGTATTATTTCGCAGGTGGTCTGAATCTGTGGCAGGATTTAATTTGATAACATACTGCCTCCGGCAACTTCCGAAAAATTCCCATGGAGAAAACAAGTACTGCCTTGGCATTTCTAAGATCACTACTAATTTATTGGACTATATACGGAGAATTTGTCGCCAATATGTGGTTGAACCATTGGGTGCTCAGGATTTTCTAGATGAGTTGAAATATGCATCCAAAAACCCCTTCACAGAAGATCTATGGAGATTAATCTTTTACGAACTACATGGGCAATCTGGAAAGGTAGAGGAACCTGAAAATACTGGGAAGATGAGTTCAGCTAGAGGTGCTTACGTTCTGGAAGAATACAGAAACAAGGCCACAGGCGGGGATGTAGTACTTTTTGAAACACTAAAAACAGATTATATTGAAAATGTTACCTTTGATGAGAGCCTTCTGCTTTGGCACATTGCTACTGAACTCTGCTATCATGGAAGTGAAGTCGATCACGATAAATTCATCAGTAAGCTCCTTTCAGATTACATGCTATATCTCTTAGTGATGAAACCTACTATGATGTCTGCTGTGACAGGTATTGGGCAAATTAGATATAGAGATACGTGTGCTGAGGCTGAAAGATTCTTTCGCAACAAGGGACTAGGACCAAACGATAGGGAAAATGTTGCTTGCGAAAACCTCCTTGCTGTGAATACAGAGGTTAAACCTATTTATGTAAAGGGAGATAAAAGCAAGTCTGTATTGtttgatgcatgcatgctagcCAAAGAGCTTCAAAAATtggagaagaagaaatggaagGTAATCAGCGAAGTGTGGGTGGAAATGTTGGCATATGCATCGAATCATTGCAAACCAGATGCCCATACTGAGCAAGTAAGTAGAGGTGGACAGCTTATCAatcttgtttggttgttgatgGCTCATTTTGGCCTCGCTAAGCAGTTTGCATTCAGTACTACTGTTGGCCCTGCAAAATTGATTGTGGGCAAGTAA